AGGATGCTAAACAGTGCAAGATGGACCAGGAGTTTCAGGTATTAGAAAATGGGACAGATATCGCCGGCACTGAATTGGAGTTAATTTCCGATGAGGCAAAACAAGCAATTCAACAAGCGGATATTATCATTTCCAAAGGGCAAGGGAATTTTGAGAGTTTGCACGGCTGCGGTTTAAATATCTACTACCTTTTTTTATGTAAATGCCAGCTATTTGTAAACCGGTTCCACTTAAACCATTTGGATGGTGTTTTTATTAACGAAAGGGATGTACAAATATAAAAACCTTTAACTAATATTTCGTATTAAAATAACACAACTCAACAATTTGTATTATTTGTTTTTGCGTTATACTTGACAAGGGACTTACTTCTTGCTATACTAAACCCGAAAAATAAAATCAGTTTGGAGATGAAAACATGAGAAATACTTCCTGCTAATCAAATTGGGGAAACAAATTAAACCAACGGCAAGCCCGTTTTGTTTGTTGTACCCCTTGCAGGAAAGTAACTCATGGTTTTGTCCCGTTGTTCCTAGGGAGAATTCTCTTTCTTCCCCTTTGTTTGAACCAGGCCACAGAATTACTTTTCTGCGGCCTTTTTTGATGTCATAAAATAATATAAGGGGGAATTTTAAATGTCTTTGATTTCAATTCAAAATTTAACCTTTTCTTATGATGGAAATGATCAAACCATCTTTGACCATGTCTCTTTCCAGTTTGATACCCATTGGAAACTAGGATTTATTGGTAGGAATGGACGAGGAAAAACCACTTTCCTGCGCCTATTGCAAAAAGAATTCTCTTATACTGGCACTATCTCCTGTGCAGTACCACTTTATTATTTTCCAATGCGAATTCCTGACCAGGATGAAATGGTAGTGGATTTGCTTTCGATATTCAACCCCAACTGTGATTTATGGATGTTTCAACGGGAATTTTCCCTGTTGAAATTGGATGAATCTGTATTATATCGACCTTATTCTACATTAAGTAATGGAGAACAGACAAAAATACAACTGGCGTCCCTATTTTTACAAGAAAACAGCTTTTTATTGATTGATGAACCCACCAACCATCTGGATTGGCATGGGCGCCAAACGGTTGCCCGCTATCTCAATCAAAAGAAACAGGGGTTTCTGCTGGTTTCCCATGATAGAACTTTTCTAGACCAGTGTGTAGACCATATCCTTTCCATAAACCGAAACAATATAGAGGTACAACAAGGAAATTGTTCCAGCTGGCTGGAGAACAAACGGCGTCAAGATCAGTTTGAACAAATGGAAAATGAAAAACTACAAAAAGAGATTTGTCGTTTACAAAAATCAGCCCAGCAAACTGCCAATTGGTCAGACAAATTGGAAAAAACTAAAATCGGGACCCGAATTTCAGGCTTAAAGCCGGACAGAGGATATATTGGACACAAATCCGCTAAAATGATGCAACGCTCTAAGTCCATACAACAACGCCGCCAAAAGGCAATTGAGCAAAAATCTTCTTTGCTTAAAAATATCGAAACAACCGCTACCCTAAAATTGTCCCCCCTTGTTTGGCATACGAATACAGTAGCATCCTGCTCTAATCTCTCTATTGCATATGATAATATTTCTGTTTGCCAGGATGTCGCCTTTACCATCCAACGTGGGGATCGGATTGCGCTGTGCGGAAAAAATGGATGTGGAAAATCCAGTATTTTAAAATTATTCCAGGGCTATTCCATTCCTTATCAGGGTGAAATCTCAATTCATCCCAATTTACAAATTTCCTATCTTCCTCAGGACTGTTCCCAGCTAAACGGAGATCTAAAAGAATTTATCCAACAGCACAACTTAGAAGAAAGCCTATTCAAGGCAATTTTAAGGAAACTGGATTTCTCCCGCTCCCTTTTTGATCTGCCAATGGAGGGTTATAGCAATGGGCAAAAGAAAAAAATATACCTTGCTGCCAGCTTATGCAAACCTGCCCATTTATATCTTTGGGACGAACCCCTTAATTATATTGATTTGTACTCCCGCATCCAGATAGAAGAATTGCTGCTGCAATACCAGCCCACCCTCCTGTTTGTGGAACACGACCAATCTTTTCTGGAACATGTTGCCACCAAACAAGTTGTATTGTCATCTTCTTGTCCTATTCACAAAAATATTGTATGATACATAAGAGGTTTTTACATTTCCCTTACATTTTATTGCATACTTAAAAACCCTTTTCTGCCATACTAATAATAGCGTAAGAAGATAGAGAGGAATGCTATGTACCATATTTTTATTGTAGAAGATGACTCTTCCATTACAAAAATGATCCAAACTACGTTGGAAATTGGTGGATACCAAAGCAGCACTTGCGAAAACGGGAAACAGGCGGTAGAACAAATTTTATCCCAGCCATTTGACCTTATCCTGTTAGATGTCATGCTGCCGGATATGGATGGTTTTTCTATTTTGGAACAAATCCGCCATCTGGATATTCCAGTGATTTTTTTAACCGCCTTACAGGAAGTAACCGACAAAGTAAAAGGGTTGCGTCTGGGAGCAGAAGATTATATTGTCAAACCGTTTGAGGCAATGGAACTGCTGGCAAGGATTGAAGTTGTCCTACGCCGTACCCATCGGGAAAACACCCAGCTATCCTACCAGAATATTTTAGTGAACACCGAACAGCATATGGTGTACCGAAATGATATCCCTATCAACCTAACCCCAAAAGAGTTTGAAGTATTGGTGTTTTTCCTGAAACATCCCAATATCGCCATCACCAGGGAACGGCTCTTATCCTCTATTTGGGGCTATGAATACGAAGGGGAAACCAGAACAGTGGACATCCATATCCAACAAATCCGAAAAAAATTAGGTTTAAAAGATAAACTGGTAACCATCCCAAAATTGGGGTACCGGTTAGATCAATGAGGAAATAATAATGCGTTTATGGCAAAAAATATTCCTTTGTACACTGCTTTTAACGGTGTGTTCGGTTAATTTAATTATTTTTCTGCTTTTGACTAACAACTATCGTCAGACGATACAACAGCAAAAACAGGTGGCATTTACACAGCATATTTCTATGATTAACTCCATACAAAATGCCATCAACTATGAGAAATTAAAAATTTCCCTGCTCATTTTAGATCAGGAATATGTCAAAAATACGGTTCTGGAAATTCTTTCGAAAAATAATAACGATGCTGTTTCCTTTTGGATTTATGACCAAAATCAAAACCAGATTTCTTCTGGTGACTGTCCTTGGAGTTTCCAGCCATTGTTACAACAAGCGGAACAATCCGATGATTATCAAACACAGCTAGTCCGGACAGATTCTAAGTCCCACCTACTTATCACATCCAAGGTTATATTAAATTATGAAACATACTATCTGTCCAGCGCGTTTGATATTACCAACCTCGAGCAGAGTTATCAACAGCAAATTCGTTCTACCCAATGGCTCAGTATGTTGTGCTCTATTTTTATTGCTGGAGTTTTGATGATTTTTGTCCAAATCCTGCTCCGACCACTACAACGGATTAACCAAGGGACCAAAGAGATCGCCCAAGGGAACTACCAAAAACGGTTAAGCTGCAAGGGCTCCACCGAGATCTTGGAACTAGCCTCCAACATGAACCAAATGGCAGATTCTATCCAGGAAAAAATAGATGATTTGGAGCAGGTAGCAGAAAATCGGCAGCAGTTTATCGCCAATCTTGCCCATGAGATGAAAACCCCGCTTACCTCCATTTTAGGGTTTGCGGATATTATACGGATTAAAAAGGATTTATCCGAGCAAGAACGTCAAGAATATGCAGGAATCATTGTAAAAGAAACCAAGCGGCTCAGTGGATTATCTGGAAAACTAATGGAATTGATTTTGGTTGGACAGGAAAAATTACAAATGCAGGAAACCGAATTGAATCAATTGTTACAGGAAGTCGTGGAATCCTTTCAGCCTATTTTACAAAACCATAAAATTCAAATCCAACAACAGCTGGAAGGTGGCAGAATGCAAATGGAACCGGAATTATTCCGCTCTATGGTATACAATATTTTAGAAAACGCCATCAAAGCTTCTCCAGCTGGAAGTACTATCTGGATTTTCCAAAATAATTTGGACAACGGTGAGATTACAATTTCTATAAAGGACCAAGGAATGGGGATTTCCAAAGAAGATTTAAAAAAGGTTACCGAGCCGTTTTACATGGTGGATAAATCCCGTTCCCGAAAAGCAGGAGGGGCCGGACTTGGTCTGGCACTATGTGAAAAAATTGCCCAGCTCCACCATGGCAATATCCAAATTGAAAGCCAGTTAGGAGAAGGGACTACTGTTACCATTCATCTTGAAAGGGGGAAAATGAATTGAGACGTTTCCGTTCTATTTTGATTACAATTATCTGCTCTATTTTAATTTTAGTGCTTTCTTTTTCTTCTTTTTCGGTTATGGATTATTTTTTATTTCGGAGCGATTCCAGTATCGCACCTCTTTCTGTTTCCAACTCTATTAACAGTGCAAACATCAACCAACAATTACAGGTTTTCCCCTGGGATACTGAACAATACAAAGCATTCCAACCTTCCTATGACAATCATTGGCCAGGAAACGGCTATAACCATATATTTTCGATTCTATGGAATTATTTAGAAATTTATTCTAAAAACGTTCTTGAAATTTCATTAAATTACATATATTTTTCACAAAACGATCTTTCTGTTTCTTGCGGAGAAGATTTTGCTAAGATTCCATGTATTTATGAGTTCACCTATATCACGGAACAAACAGAACAAGATAAAGGATCTTATAACCTAATAATTGATCAAATCATTTCTTTCAACGATGATTCCAACACAAAATACCGTCTACAAGCAGCAATTACAAAGGAAATTTTGTATTCCGTACACATTACACCAATCGTTGACCATTCTAATACGAAAGATTTTCAGACTATTTTACAAACATCCTACCAAAATTTAAAGCAAAAGCCTATAGAGAATATTCAGTCCCACTTGCTTTATACTTATATGGCAGCTGATCAAAACAATCAAATAAAATTCTACAGTCCTTACCAATATAGCGATGAAATTTATGACTATTCCATGGATATCTCAACAAAGCTGATAAAAACCTCCGACCAGTTGGTCTGTTTTTCCTATCTTACCAATTTCCTTTATTTTTTGTGGTTTGACCCATATACCTGTCGTTTTATTGGATACGATTTTGTGTATTTAGACTCGAAAAAATATTCTTTTGAATCTCCTACTTTAAGCCTGATTGATGAAAATTTTTCTTCCATCATCTATAACAACTAGGTAAGGCCTACATTCACTGCATAAATATCCGGTTCCAATACAATCATTTGAACAGTTACCGCCGTATCGGAAAATCTTTGCCTTATGGATTGCAATCTTAGCATTTCATAAGGCATCATTTTTTTGATAAAAGTTTTGTATTTGCAATTTCTCTATTTCTTACAACTTTTTTGCATTTTCTTGGATACTCCTTGCCTACTGTTCTGTTAAGCTAAAGACAGGAGGTGGAGATCTTATGAAGAAAGGGTCAATCAAATATTATTTAACAGCAGTTTTATCTGTTTTATTTGTAATAACAACCATAGCTGTCGTAGTTTTCAATACAGGTTGGGTTTCCAGCAAAAGCAATGAATATTTTTTACAAAATACAAACCATAAAACAGAAAAATGTCTATCCGTCCCCTATATGAATCAGTCAGATGAATATCCTACTGGATGCGAAATTGTCAGCGCGGCCATGGTATTACAATATTACCAATACGATATTCCTGTAAATCAGCTGATTGATTGTTATTTGGACAAACAGGAAATCTGGAGCAGTGGGGGTAAACTATATGGTGGAAACCCAAATGAAGTATTTGTAGGCGATCCAAGAAACAGTAATAGTTATGGATGTTATGCACCTGTTATTACCAATATGTTAAACCAGGTACTTACAAACCATACCGCAAAAACGCTTAACAATATTAGCCTGGAAAAGTTGGCAAACGATTATATCTCCAAAGGGCAACCCGTTTTAGTTTGGGTAACTATTGATATGAAGTCCTCTTATGAGGGGACAAAAATCTACCAGCAAGACGGTTCTACCTTTCAGTGGATTGCGCCGGAACACTGTATGGTTTTCATCGGATACGATGAGGAATCCTATTATTTTAATGATCCTTATCAAAACCATGGGGTGGTCCAATATCCAAAAGAACTGGTACAACAGCGCTATCAGGAAATGCAGCAGCAAGCTGTTATCGTCACCCCAAACTAATTTTAAATATTTCCGACAAATGAAATGAAGAATATTGCAAATGGTGCTACTCCAATGGAACGTTCAAATACAATAACATCAACGACTTAATTGATTTTTGTGCAGAACACATGGCAAATGAACAATTATCTTCCGAACAAATTCGGGCATATATGACAGATATGTTACCAAAATTAAATTATTGGAAGGACTCAAACGAGTAATTCACATATTTCTATTACTAGTAAGTTGAATCAAAGCAGATTCCTCTACACTTGTTGTTCCTTACCATCTAGTTTTGATAGAAAATCCTCCGTATGATAAAATCATTCGGAGGATTTACCTTTTTATGAGTACTGCAATATGAAGCGCTGTTTTTTCTAATTCAATATTATTAATATGAATTTTACTATAGCACCACTCTATTTCTCTATTAAATTTCAAATGTCTGAGAATAGTATTTCTCTAAAAACTCATTAAAATCTTGGATATAATAATCCGCCTGCTGTTGTAGTAATGCCGCTGTCCGTTCATGGTGTGGCTCATACACGGCTGCAAACCCCATTCCAATGCGGTGCAGTGCCTGCAATGGGGCTATGATATCCTCAAACACTAAGCATTGATGATACGGAACCCCCATGGCATCCGCTGCCGCCATATAAATATCTGGATTTTCTTTATTTTTTCCAAAATCATTACTATATAAAATGGTGTGGAAATCTTGATAAATCCCAATCCTGGTCAGTGAGCGTTTACATAAGTTTGGAAAACTGGATGTTGCCAAACTAAATGGTATCCCCTGCTGTTTTAATTTTTGTAATAATTCCATAGCTCCTGGCTTCAATTCTACCTGGTGTTCGTATAAATCCAGTGCCATGTCCAACCACAACTGTTGTAATTCCTTATTGGTTAGTGAAACATGGTATTCCTTTATCATATATTCCGCTGCCTGATCTGTTGTCATATGGGCAATCTCATCATAAAAATTCTTTTTTACATCCAATCCTAATTTTTTAGGAAATTCTTCATCTATTTTGTCCCATACCCAGTTGGAATCCAACAAGGTTCCATCTAAATCAAAAATCACACCACAATATCTCATAAAAAACCACCTATCCTATGTAAAATCTATGTTGCTATTATAGCACATCTGCTTGAAAACACAAAATCAATCATGTTATAATAAAAGAAAACCATTTATTGGAGGCCTATTGATGCGCAGAGCAGATCGGGAAGTAAACAATATACAAAAAATAGAGGAAATCATCCAAACCTGTGACTGTTGCCACCTGGGATTGATAGATGAGGATAAACCCTATATTGTTCCATTAAATTTTGGCTATCTTCGTGAGAAAGATACTCCAATCTTTTACTTTCACAGCGCAAACTTTGGTAAAAAGCTAGATCTAATCCGTCAAAACCCATTAGTGGGTTTTGAATTGGACACAAAACATCAGCTTTCTGTAGGAAATACTGCCTGCAACTATTCTTTTTACTATCAAAGTATCATTGGTGCAGGTAAAATCTCTATTGTAGAAGAAATCCAACAAAAGAAAAAGGCGTTACAGGTGATTATGCAACATTATACTAAAACATCCAATTGGGAATTTTCTGACCAATCCCTTACTGCTATTACCATTTTAAAACTGACGGTAACCGAGATGACCTGTAAAGAACATCAACAACCAAGATAGAAGGTGAAACCAATGAGGGCAGTTATTATTACAGGAGGTTCTATTCAGAATTATCCTGCTATCAAACAATACATTCAACCAAACGACTATATTATCTGTGCGGACAGTGGCTATGATCATGCTGTTAAGATGGAAATCACCCCAAACCTTTTGGTGGGGGATATGGACTCCATCCATGCGGATTTGCCAACTGAAAATATACGGATTTTTCCTGCAAAAAAAGACGATACCGATACAGAAATAGCCATTTCCGCAGCTCTAGAACAGGGATGTGACGATATTTTGATATTGGGTGGTATTGGGAGCCGAATGGACCATACATTGGCGAATATCTTATTCTTAAAACAGCTACATGATCAAAAAATCTCTGCAAAAATCGTAAATGAGAACAATGAGATTCGGTTAATGGGTTCCCAAGAGAATATTACATTACAAGGACATCCAGGAGATTTGCTCTCTTTAATCCCCATTACAGATTGTATCGGTGTTACCAACAAAGGTTTTGAATACCCTTTGATTCAGGAAGATCTCCCTTTAGGAACAACGAGAGGGGTAAGCAATGTGTTTTTATCGGATACGGGAAGTATCTCCCTCCAAAACGGCTTATTGTTGGTAATGCAGTGCCGTGACCTGAGCTATTGACCCAATCGTTTTAACAAATTTCTCTTTTTGAAAAAAATTTTTTGATTCATTGCAATAAAATCGCTTTCTCATGCAATTAGTAAGTGATAGGGGCAGAAAGATTATTATGAATATTCAAAACAACATCCCCGCTGATGATCAACAGCGGTTGGAATACCAAATCCAATTGATTGCGGAAGGCAGAAAAGAAGCGTTGGCTTTTTTGTATCAGCAAACCAAAGCAGCAGTACACGCTTTTTTACTTTCCTATTTAAATTATTACGATGCGGAGGACGCAATGCAGGATACTTATATTGGCATTTACCGTTCCGCAAAGAACTATCAGCCTCAAGGAAAGCCTATGGCATGGATTTTTGGAATCGCAAAATACACCGCATTCATGAAAATTCGTTCCAGTCAAAGGGAAACTACCCTGCCGGAGGAAAACTGGAAGTTGATTGAAGAGGAACTTCCCGCCATCAATTTTGAGGAAAAAGATCTATTGCGCAATTTACTGCTCCGTTTATCAGCAGAAGAATACCGTATTATTTTGTTACACGCA
This is a stretch of genomic DNA from Clostridium facile. It encodes these proteins:
- a CDS encoding thiamine diphosphokinase; this translates as MRAVIITGGSIQNYPAIKQYIQPNDYIICADSGYDHAVKMEITPNLLVGDMDSIHADLPTENIRIFPAKKDDTDTEIAISAALEQGCDDILILGGIGSRMDHTLANILFLKQLHDQKISAKIVNENNEIRLMGSQENITLQGHPGDLLSLIPITDCIGVTNKGFEYPLIQEDLPLGTTRGVSNVFLSDTGSISLQNGLLLVMQCRDLSY
- a CDS encoding sensor histidine kinase, whose protein sequence is MRLWQKIFLCTLLLTVCSVNLIIFLLLTNNYRQTIQQQKQVAFTQHISMINSIQNAINYEKLKISLLILDQEYVKNTVLEILSKNNNDAVSFWIYDQNQNQISSGDCPWSFQPLLQQAEQSDDYQTQLVRTDSKSHLLITSKVILNYETYYLSSAFDITNLEQSYQQQIRSTQWLSMLCSIFIAGVLMIFVQILLRPLQRINQGTKEIAQGNYQKRLSCKGSTEILELASNMNQMADSIQEKIDDLEQVAENRQQFIANLAHEMKTPLTSILGFADIIRIKKDLSEQERQEYAGIIVKETKRLSGLSGKLMELILVGQEKLQMQETELNQLLQEVVESFQPILQNHKIQIQQQLEGGRMQMEPELFRSMVYNILENAIKASPAGSTIWIFQNNLDNGEITISIKDQGMGISKEDLKKVTEPFYMVDKSRSRKAGGAGLGLALCEKIAQLHHGNIQIESQLGEGTTVTIHLERGKMN
- a CDS encoding pyridoxamine 5'-phosphate oxidase family protein translates to MRRADREVNNIQKIEEIIQTCDCCHLGLIDEDKPYIVPLNFGYLREKDTPIFYFHSANFGKKLDLIRQNPLVGFELDTKHQLSVGNTACNYSFYYQSIIGAGKISIVEEIQQKKKALQVIMQHYTKTSNWEFSDQSLTAITILKLTVTEMTCKEHQQPR
- a CDS encoding HAD family hydrolase; its protein translation is MRYCGVIFDLDGTLLDSNWVWDKIDEEFPKKLGLDVKKNFYDEIAHMTTDQAAEYMIKEYHVSLTNKELQQLWLDMALDLYEHQVELKPGAMELLQKLKQQGIPFSLATSSFPNLCKRSLTRIGIYQDFHTILYSNDFGKNKENPDIYMAAADAMGVPYHQCLVFEDIIAPLQALHRIGMGFAAVYEPHHERTAALLQQQADYYIQDFNEFLEKYYSQTFEI
- a CDS encoding RNA polymerase sigma factor; translated protein: MNIQNNIPADDQQRLEYQIQLIAEGRKEALAFLYQQTKAAVHAFLLSYLNYYDAEDAMQDTYIGIYRSAKNYQPQGKPMAWIFGIAKYTAFMKIRSSQRETTLPEENWKLIEEELPAINFEEKDLLRNLLLRLSAEEYRIILLHAVSGLKFREISELFNLPLSTTLSKYRRAMKKLKQSWKEESNDEEP
- the abc-f gene encoding ribosomal protection-like ABC-F family protein, whose protein sequence is MSLISIQNLTFSYDGNDQTIFDHVSFQFDTHWKLGFIGRNGRGKTTFLRLLQKEFSYTGTISCAVPLYYFPMRIPDQDEMVVDLLSIFNPNCDLWMFQREFSLLKLDESVLYRPYSTLSNGEQTKIQLASLFLQENSFLLIDEPTNHLDWHGRQTVARYLNQKKQGFLLVSHDRTFLDQCVDHILSINRNNIEVQQGNCSSWLENKRRQDQFEQMENEKLQKEICRLQKSAQQTANWSDKLEKTKIGTRISGLKPDRGYIGHKSAKMMQRSKSIQQRRQKAIEQKSSLLKNIETTATLKLSPLVWHTNTVASCSNLSIAYDNISVCQDVAFTIQRGDRIALCGKNGCGKSSILKLFQGYSIPYQGEISIHPNLQISYLPQDCSQLNGDLKEFIQQHNLEESLFKAILRKLDFSRSLFDLPMEGYSNGQKKKIYLAASLCKPAHLYLWDEPLNYIDLYSRIQIEELLLQYQPTLLFVEHDQSFLEHVATKQVVLSSSCPIHKNIV
- a CDS encoding C39 family peptidase; this encodes MKKGSIKYYLTAVLSVLFVITTIAVVVFNTGWVSSKSNEYFLQNTNHKTEKCLSVPYMNQSDEYPTGCEIVSAAMVLQYYQYDIPVNQLIDCYLDKQEIWSSGGKLYGGNPNEVFVGDPRNSNSYGCYAPVITNMLNQVLTNHTAKTLNNISLEKLANDYISKGQPVLVWVTIDMKSSYEGTKIYQQDGSTFQWIAPEHCMVFIGYDEESYYFNDPYQNHGVVQYPKELVQQRYQEMQQQAVIVTPN
- a CDS encoding response regulator transcription factor, with translation MYHIFIVEDDSSITKMIQTTLEIGGYQSSTCENGKQAVEQILSQPFDLILLDVMLPDMDGFSILEQIRHLDIPVIFLTALQEVTDKVKGLRLGAEDYIVKPFEAMELLARIEVVLRRTHRENTQLSYQNILVNTEQHMVYRNDIPINLTPKEFEVLVFFLKHPNIAITRERLLSSIWGYEYEGETRTVDIHIQQIRKKLGLKDKLVTIPKLGYRLDQ